The following DNA comes from Miscanthus floridulus cultivar M001 chromosome 5, ASM1932011v1, whole genome shotgun sequence.
AACTTACTTACCAGAATAATCTTGGTTTCATCCAAGTCCCTCTGAATTTTCAACAACTTGTCAGCCTCTGCAGGATCCTGCAAAGAAAATAATCGGAAGACAAATAAATCATTGACAAATCAAGCTTTATTTAGTCAGTGAACAATGATGTGCTCAACAAGGGGGGAAAAAACCGAAGTTCCAGATTTGGACAGACGCCTAATTAACAAGTATGAGTACAACAACTGTTTCGTTGCGTACAAGAATCAGATTCCTGGATAAGTTACACTTTCAAGACATAACTGCGTGAGCATGGCAAGTGATATGTACGGGATGAAGAGCGTGCGCGAGTCAGCGTGCTCAGACAGACAGCCGAGCTTCATGTTTTTCTCTTCCAAATATTTAGTCTCCGCCCCTAGATAACTACTCAAGTGCtgatgtaaaaaaaaaaaacatcacataTGTGGTGTATGGGTCCAAACGAACCAAACCTGGTATTTGGTTAGGGCATCATCCAAGTATTGCCAAGGTTGGGTCACATCAGTTTTGGTTGTCCTCCATGACTCTCCAAAAGTCTTCTGGTACTCTTCCAGCACCTGTAGAAGACATCAGACATGGATAGCCTTTGTGAGACTGATGTGTCATCATCCTATTCATATATGACAATAGCAAGGGAGGTCATGCATTATCGGTTTATCAACACCAGTGCAGCAAAAAATACAGCACAAAGGGGTGACATTACATTACAACAATCAAAAGTATGATGACAACAGTATATGGTTGGGAAGTAATGATAGACATATCAGAGAGGAAAGCCAATTGGCAGCTATGTGGTTATTAGCTTCAGAAAAATAGATGATGAGGCCTAACTGATCAGTGATTAAATCGTCAGTAATACGGCAATTGCAAGCGGTCTAGGCTCGTTGCCCATTAGATAAGCAGGGAAATAGAGCATAAGCACAGCATGACTAGATTGAGTTGGAAGTAACCACCACGTAACATAACATAATAGGGGAGGGAGTTGACGGAGATAGGATTAGGATGGGACAAGAGCAGAGAGAAGCGGTAGCGTACGATGTTGAGGAGGGAGAAGGCGCTCCTGACGGGATAGTGGGCGTCGGTGAAGGCGATGGCGCAGAGGACATTCTGGTTGTAGCAATGCACCATGTACTCTGCAGGGGATCAGCAATCGAGGTCGGATCAGCGCAGTagaggaggcggggaagaaggaAGAAAACGAGGGGGAGGCAGGCGTGAGGCGTGACGTGCCTTCGTGCTGGACGTTCTGCCGGCTGCCGGCGGGGGTGCGGAGGGCGACGGTGCGGGCGACGAAGAGGATGAACTCGCGGGCAGCGGCGCGCTGGAAGTAGCCGAAGTGGCTGACGTCCGACGCGTTGGCCAGCACCACggtctgctgctgctcgccgcCGGAGGCGGAGGAATCGCCAGGGGATTTGAGCACCAGGAGTGCCGTGATCTTCATCGCGGGTTCCGGCCGCGGGGGTTGGGTTGGGTCGGGGCGGCGGAGGAAGAGGAAGGGAGGCGAATTGGGTGCCGGCTGCTAGGACACGGTGCGGGGGAGCAGCGAATTCTGAAGGGAACACGGTGCGGTGCGAACACGACGCGATGCGTTTTGACGTGGCTTTCTTTGtggggaaggaaggaaggaaggaagaagcGGCACTGGACTCCAGGAGGTTGCCGACGTGTAGTAGTAAACAAGATTTGATCAGACAACCATGTATTTTAGAGCAATCCAACACACGATTTTAAGGCCGTCTGATCTTCCCCAGCTCCAGCACGCCTTCGTCCGATCTGTGCCCGCGCCACCACTGTGGCCTCGCcgggccgtgcccgtgcccgccCATGCCCGCGCCGCTGCAGCCTCGCCGCGCCGTGCCAGCGCCGCCGCGATTTGTTGCTTGTAATTTGTGCCGACACAACCACGATttatccttgtcctttcatagaaaaaaaattatttgttgTGATCTGAGATTTGTGATTTGTGCCGCATAGCCACGGCCAAGGGTGGGGCGGCCGACGGCGGTAGGGGCGAGTTTGTGCAATgcgtctggaggtagaagaaggctggagactggaggtagaagaaggctagaGACTGTTAGATCTTTATCCTACAGTTAAAAAAACCATGTGTTAaaactacataaaacacatggttacaACTTTTTCTACAATCGcttaattatttatttttttggttAATTGTCATTAAAGAAACGCCACTATAAATTCATATATTTTTTTCATACGATAGTCTGTGGTGATCTAGTGACCCCTTTGACAGCTACTTCTGCACCTGGCATGTTCTACATTTTCTCATGTTTCTGCAATCAACACAGCAAGCTGACAACAACCACCAAGGAAAAAGGGCAATGATTTTTATAACAGAAAATAACATAGTTATCTACCTAGAAGTAACTTATACGAGTATCGATCAGCTAGCCTGTTCGGCAGcccgtatctggcttataagccttggtttatcagccaacgaacaatatttttctctcacatcaaaccagtcagcagtactttcagctatggcttctAAGTCAATCCAGCCGATACAAACATGCATAATAGGGCATATAAGTTCAACTAATGAGATCGAGCCAAGCATATAAGTTCAACTAGAGTAATATAACAATATAGTAGGGCAATAATAACTAGAGCATGAAAGGGGACACCCTCGCGCCACCGCCACTAGGGCAATGCCACTCCGCCCCCACCTAAGCAGTGATCACAAAGGTTAACATCTTGTTATCTAATTAACACATATTGTTTGGTAAATAATCATCTTAGTTCTCGGTAAATGAGAGTCTGTAGTGTCCAGAAACGCCACCAATCCACTTGTCTCTATATATTTGACATAAACCTCGGCCTTGTTAGGTTGCACTTCAGTCCACCACAATACATGTGGATTGGAGTGGTTGGAGTGCAACCAAACAAGACTCGTGCAAAAGATCAATTTAATTGTGTGCTTGAGATTTACATGTTATCTTTTGAATATGAGGCAgaaagagcatctccaagagattcTTTATATTGTTCCTAGTTTACAGAAATAGAGGTTTTGGTGAAAAAAATACCCTCCAATAGCCTCTTCAATTGGATATCTAAATATAGATATTCTCTATTCCGGATTTCTTGCTAGCCAAAGAATGACCCTCTAGACTACGCAAAACTGTTGGAgagtacaaagatatagaaagcgattttcactcaaatgactctctaaatgatgatttggagagtaaattttagaaaggctcttggagatgctctaaaccaCCAACGCCATACATACTCTATGCTAAAAAAGGAACCCCAAGTTTTTCGTTGAGTTGTTAGTTAAAACGTTGAGTGGAAAACAGAAGTATAAACATGAGATTCTCTAATAAATGTCAATTATTATGGTTTGTTGAGGTTGATGTAAAACTAATATATAGTAATAAATATCACATCTAAAAGAAATTTTAGTGATAAATATCATATTCATCTGATTTGATATGATGTATAATATTATTATGGGTAAAACTAAATCAGATTTGTCCCCCTGAACTTGTCGATAATAAATTTAGAATAAAAACCTTCATCGAATTGAAATACCAGAATTTATCGATTGGTTGAGCTTGTCGTTATATAATATTCAGATATCTACTGTATAGTATTAGCGATAGAAGATATATCATTCTTAATTATCAAAACATTTAGGATAGATACACTCAATCAAAGATTTAAGCACGAACCGGAGAAtttacgcttatactacatgtcTTTCTCTCTATGTAAGCATAGAAGAGAAAGGAAGAACAACGGACGATATTGTTCCGTTAGTGTTGTTCTTCTCCTAATAGAATATAATGGCACTCGTCAAGACCAGCACAACAAGGGCGGCTGTGTGTGCTGCCTTTGTTTGCTTTATTATTGTTGTTCTTGTGCCCATGCTGCCATGTTCCCTCTCCAACCAACCTCCAAGAAAGTTCGCATCCAATACTTGTGTACTccttccatcccaaattataaatcaattaattttttttagagaGTCCAAGCATCTTaggtagtttgaccaaatttatataataaaaatagcatttatgatatcaaataagtatcattagattctttattaattattattttcatagtatatctatttgatgtcataaatctttataattctctatataattttggtcaaacttgagatgctttgactctcaaaAATTTTAGAAtgacctataatttggaatggagggagtacctaATATGGTCTGATGTGACACGTGAATGAATTATTCATCATGCGTGGTTCCATCTTCATGATACGATGGAATAATTGCTTGGATGAATGCAGATGAGGCAGACGAGACGATCTGCAACCCCGTGGTGAATGGGCAGTGCGATATCGCGCGGTGCTCCATAGAATGCATGGAGGAGGCCAAGACAAGAAGCATACGAGGAGTACTTCGTGCGTGCATGCCTCCCTCCTGCGACAGGCGTGTCCGTCCTCAGCAGTGCTAGCTGCTGGACGTTTCGCCGCCGCCGTCACGTCGTGCTCCTCACCGGAGACGACGTTGGAGCCGATCCGTGAGTGCTCTTCGTTCATGTAATAACCAATGCATCTATATATGATCCGATCAATACAAATTCCCAATAATATATATAGGGGTAATAATAATGTATGTCTATTGTGCTGTGCTCGCCTAGTACCACGTTTTTTTTCCTTGTGCAGGTGCGGTAGCAGTGGATGGATTGGAGCCGTTGGGGCAGGCGACGTGGCACGGGCCCAATCCATCCAATCCTATACCACAGCTTAGCGCTAGCTTGAGCCTTCATCTACAAGGAGGCTACAGCGACCGATACGCATAGGGCACGTGGCCAAGTGATGAGCACAGacccttcaaaaaaaaaaaaggtgattAGCACAGATATACCACTTTCTTGTCGTCTTCGGTCCAACTGCAGTTCAGGGTCCTATGTACATACAAGGATAGTGCTATGATACTTCCTTTATCTACTACTCCGTAGGAGATAATACTTCAAACAAATCTGGATCATTAATTTTTAAAATtgtaaattaattaattaattagcctaggaaaagaaaaaaaacattctCAAATCCAGTCATCATGTTTGTTGCTGCCGCACTGCCGCATCCTTCTTTTTGCTATATTTTACCATATATTTATGTACAGTTTTATCTATTCACAAAGATAATTACTTTATATATAATACACAACATTTATGTTGTATCTAACTTTTATGCCTTGGTGTCAATTCAAAGATAGTTTTATTCTTCTCCCAACTCTATGAACGATATGTTACATATATAATACAACTACTATCACTCCGATGTTACGATGAACCTGTTACAAGTATACCAGTCATGATAGGGTACCATAAAAACTTTTTAGCGAGATCATCATGTATAAAGTGTGACGCTAATGTACATATTTTTATCTTAAAAGTTGTCAAAAAAAGTTTTTATGATATCCAGTCACGTTAAAGTTGTGCACCGATCACGCTCCATACTCtgttaattaaaaaaaaacatgttATATCCATGAAAAAGATCAACAGCCGACAATAGCTAACACACCAATTGAGCTGTACACTTTGACGATCTAAACTGTGCTAATCAAATCATAGCCTTTCTCATGCATAAAAAATCAAATGTTTAATTTTTGCTAATCAAATCATGTCATGTCTAAAGTTGTACATAAAAAGATCTATGACGTCCAATAGATCACAGATGCATCAATTAGATCTAGTAGGAAAAAGATTTTTATACCTAAAACTTTCCTTATTTATcatattttacaaaataaaagATTAGACATTTTTCCTACTCTCCGATAACCACATTGCATATGTGTGCATACTtatttatcagtttgagtatgCTTATGTACTCATTTTAATATACTCCAAATATTTctatgtgattttttttttcaaaagaacccatatttttaatatattattattataccATTATAGTagtatataaaataagtataactaTATACTCTAAGGTCGTTGAGGAGATGCACGCCCTGAGGTTGTTCTTAGGTCGACAAGGCCACCTAGAACACCGATGAATCTCGTGGAGAGATGCAACGAATAGCAGGAGGTTGGGAAAAGGGCAAAACTTGGGTAATAATAGATGTAAAAAAAGGCGATTGATTATTGGATCCTTCCATCAGCCATGATCCTCTGATATATATAGAGGGGACTGATCTTATCTCAGTAGGAAACAAGTCCAGGTCTTGATCTCCATGTTTCCTATGCCAAAACAATCGAGTCCAAAAACCGATTTAGTAAGTAACGGACTCGAATAGGGGAAATCGCCCTGGCGGGGTCCCAAACTGGCCAGGCCGGTTTTGTCTAGCTCGGGGAGGCCAACTACAACAGAGCGAGCAGGAGAACCTGGCCAGGTCCGGTTTGGCAGAGGGTGTCGCAGGGAGGCCGGCCTGGCTAGAGAAACCTAGCAGGGCGCGCGCGGCAGGCCGGTCTGGCCGGCTAGGCCCCCTTTGGCAGAACCGAGCGCCATCTTCTCTTCCGTTTGCTTCTGGACTTCTAAGCAATGCTCCAAATATATTTTTAGGAAAATTTTATCACTAGAAACATCGTCTAAAAGTCCTCTTCACGTTCTCGGCCATATTTGGTCGTCAACAATATCCATGGAATCAGCCATATATATGATGGGCGTCCGTCATATTTTAGACACACTGACACACGTCTACTTTGCTCTTGGCTTGTTGTACGTCATGGAGACCACAGAGACAATTCTCCTGACCTATATCTTTCGCCACGCACAGACCAATAAGCCCTTCACCGTGCTGATACCAGATCCTCCTCTTAGCAGCAAGGTCTTCAACAAAGCTGGCGATCTTGTCGACCGACGCCAACATTCGGCATCACCACCACATGCGCTACGTCGCCCTGGCACGCGAGCTGCCACTTGCGCACGAACGCCTCGTCGCGCGGTCGCTCGAGCACCACCGTGATGCTTTAGCGGGTTCAGGCGCGCCGCGCTGACGCCGGCGTCCCTGAGGCGGCGCGCGAGGAATCGCGCGTTCCGCAGGCACCTGTGGGCGTCGTCGCGGATGCCCCTGCGGCCCTTGGCGTTGAGCGCGCACCACAGGAACAGCGGCGCGTGGTCGTTGCGGCTGCCGGTGATGGTGGCGTCCCTCGACGAAAGGTACGACTCGACGTCGGTGGACAGCACGGCGGCGTGCTCTCGCCTCGTGATCACCACGCCGCAGGGACCGGGCAGCCCAGGAACTTGTGGCCCGAGACGCTCACGCTTCCGATGCCAGGCTTTCTGAACGTCACCCTTGGTGCCTGTGGAAGGAATGAAAagccaaaagaaataaaaaaaaaatgcaTGGCTTCAGTTGGTTGGTTCGTTAGTGAGTTGTTCCCTCATGTAAAAAACTGGTATATATTcggacaaagaagaagaaaaagagagtGTATATTAGTATATACTTGTTTGAGAAACGGTACGATGAGGCCAGCCAGAGCGCCATCACAGTGGATGTAGAATCGGTCATGAAACCCACCCTGGTTTCTTGTCAAGATCATCAATTGCTCCCTTCACAGTTGTTCCTGCATGCAATTCAAGGAGAGCAACAGCAGTGCTGTCACAGCTCTGCACGACGCATGAGATCAGCATCAGACATACAGTGCACACAGGACTAACCAGTGTTGACGTTGACAATGGCAGGGCTGTGTGTGTTGTGCATCAGCTTGGCCTCAAAATCATCGCAGTCCATCTCTCCAGAAACCAGGGTGCCGACCTTGACGCACCTGACCCTGTACATCCTGGCCGCCCTCCCTGAAGACGGAGTAGCGCGGCCCGTCGGGGAACACCTCCCGGCCGACGAGCAGGCCGTGCAGGTTGCCCTCGGTGCCGCAGCTGGTGACGTAGCCCCAGTAGTCGCCGGGGCCGAGGTCCCAGATGCGGGCGAACCAGTCCAGCACCGCCACCTCCAGCGGCCGCGAGTGCACGCCGTAGTTGCTCTCCACGAAGGGGTCGCCCAGGTTGTTGATGCACAGGCCCTCCAGGAACGGCGTCAGCGGGGCGAAGTCGAAGTCCAGGTTGTATGGGTACCCCAGGTGGTGCGCCGACCGGTCCTCGAGGTGCCGCCGGAACCCGGCCAGGAGCCGGGCCACCTCCTCCTGCCGCTCCGCCAAGGCATCCTCgtccgccggtggctcctccaccGCGCCGCGAACGCCTCGGCCGCTGGCGGCCGGCGCCATCACGGCCCCGCCGTCCCGCTTGTCGTCATCTCCCGCCTGCGGCACGCGTGCATGGTGAGCAGCGGCAGCCGTGTCATCAGCGAGCTGCAGGTCccttgccgtcgtcgtcgtcagctcTGCTACCACCGGCGCCATTATTGCTCCTCCGATCCTGCAGAGACGCAATAGCTAGCAGTACTGTCACTCCAATCCCTCTACCGGACGTCGTCTTCTCCAACTGCGGCGTACGTACGTGCTACCTCTAGTATGTCTATGACTATATAGGTATAGGATCGTCTGAAATGAGCTATGTATGGGCATCGTCATTGTGTATTTATAGACGACACTGTTTTATATGCGTCACCAATAGACTTCAGTGGACATTATTAATTGGCAATGTCGTGGCATCATGCATACTCTAATACTGATCGGTGAGGAGTACTAGCATATCCTTTAGCAAAATAATTCCAGAGAACATGCTCCACGGCAGAACGGAGATCCGATCCGATTGAGGTAGAAACGTATGATATCTCCAGCCAATCTTCAGAAGACCGAGATCATGATCCGGTTGTTTCAGAGAGACCATATCACAGTTCGTACAAGCTAGCTGGAGCCTGCTATAATCATCACACAGTTCGTACATATACCGATATTTTGAATTGGTATGGTATAGAATAGAGACCAGCGACTTGATTTATCTTTTTCTTGCATTGCATTATCTTTTAAGCTAAGTGACTTCCATTAGCACGACCGAGATAATAAACAATTGATTGTATTTGTATGCAGAAATAAAACTGCACCGGGTGAACCCCCTCAGGTTGTGCAGCTGTTCCATAAAGAAACTTTAGAAGGGCataaaaaaaaacttaaaatGTTTATATGTCATATGTGTTTAAGTGAAAAGAAGCTAGCATGACATTTATGTTTATAAGTACTTAATAACAAAGATTTTCTTacatgccaaccaccaagaaatTAGGCATTTTCCTTTGCGGCATAGAAAAACTGTCAAGAAAATTGCATCTTTGGGCAGCTTAGAGAACTTTTTAGTTGCACCTCCGAGGAAACAATATACTCCTAACTCCTTGGTGGTTTCATTTATTCACACCTCACGCTCAATAAATTCTGGACGCTAAGAATATTTCATTTTTTAGCAGTGATTAGGAATCAACAGTTTAGAAAAATCGCTCGATAAATTCCCCAAAATATGTGCATGTTTTCATAATATGCAATACATGAAATTTGTCATATATATATTATGGAAGCATTTTTTTCATAATAGACCAATTTTACATTGTGAATTTATATAAAAGTTTAGATGATGTTGATACAATTTTGTATAAATCTGGGTAGGCTTTACAAAATTTTTTGACTAGGCGGATGAAGCTAGAATCATATTCTTTTGCGGACAGAGATATACTAGTATATAGTGGGATGAAGTAGCTGGTGAGATGCTGACATTAACACAGAATACATAGCTTAATGCatgcatcaatacatatttaaTAGTGATCGTTGTTAAACGCTGCAGAAGCATGCGCTTAGTTATTTGCAAATAAGTAGAGTACGTACGTAGTGAGCAACACACGTGACACGTCTGCTCTTATTTATGTAGTACGTACGGCAGTCCATAGGGTAGCAGGACGCTACAGGCTACACGCTGATCGATCGAGTTCATGCATTCGCTCGTCCATCCGCAACCGCAACTGCATCGGATCGGATCAGTTTCAGTTGGAGTAGTAGCCGTGCGGCACCCTGTGCTCCTGCTGCTTGGTCTCGTAGTGGGCCGCCTTCTGCTCGCGGTGCTCGTGGTACGcgtagccgccgccgcccagcgccgccgccgccgccacgccggcCTCGATCTTGTGCCTCTGCGCGTTCGCCGGGTCCTTCGTCGCACGGTGCCCCTCGTACTGCAATATATTCATGCATACATGCGTTCCATCAGCTAGAATTCCAGCTATAGTACACTTGTACGAAATGCATGGTCACCTTTATGCTACGTTACCAGGGCAAAGGCGCCGCCGGCGAGGGCGCCCACCTCGCCGAGGCGCTCCTTGTGCTTGTGCTCCTTCTCCTCCCTCTTGAAGTGCTCCTGCTCGCGGCCGTAGCCGCCATAGCCACCGCGGGAGTACTCGTCGGTGTACACGGCGGTCTGCCTGCCGCCGTAGCCGCAGTCGTCGTCGGCGTACGCGGCGGGCCTCCTGATGCGGTCGTCCTGCACGTTGTCGTAGTACTCGTCGGTGCGCGAGTAGGCCCTCATGCTACCGCCGTGCCTGCCGGCGTCGTAGCACTCGTCGTCGGTGTTGGAGTACATGGCCCTGCCGCCGTGGTAGTAGCCGGCCATCGTCTCGGGTAGGCTAGTGTCGGATTTAATTTGCTGGCTGTGCGTGTGTTTGGTGCAGGTGTTTGCCTTGCTCGTTGGTTGCAGAAAATGCGTGTAGGAGCGCACCTATTTATAGAGCGATGATGAGGGGCGCGCTGGCTGGTGATGGACGGTCAGGATCAGGATTGGTGGACAAGAAGAACTATTTCATGACAGATGAGGGCTAGCTTATCCCATTCCACCGAgcctttttaatatatatatatatatatatatatatatatatatatgatgatgataatgaattaTTGCTTTTACTGTTGctggaaaagaaagaaagaaagcctTAGTAAGCGGTTTGGGTATATATTTGGGCAAGATTGTGAcaattagggcctgtttggttcctatagtcgctcctaaaattcctatcacatcgaatatttggacacatgcatggagtattaaatatagactaattacaaaactaattgcacaacttacgactaatttgcgagacgaatcttttaagcctaattagtccatgatttgacaacgtggttctaccgtaaacatgtgctaatgacagattaattaggtttaaaaaaatcgtctcgcaaattagcctccatctatgtaattggttttgtaattaatctatatttaatgctccttattagtatctaaatatttaatatgacatgaattttaggagcgactaaagaatcaaacacccccttaataaTGCATGCCAGAACCTGATGCTTTCAGCAAACTCCTCTTATTTTCCTTATATACGACAGCGAGTTCATCAGCAGGATTTACAAAACGTACGTAAATGTAAATCCTGCACTAGTGATATTGTGAAATTCAGCTTAGTTTGGTATATAAAAAAACCATAAAACGTTACATAAGATATATTATCCAGATGAGATGACATAAGATTTCCATGTTCACA
Coding sequences within:
- the LOC136454076 gene encoding VAMP-like protein YKT61, giving the protein MKITALLVLKSPGDSSASGGEQQQTVVLANASDVSHFGYFQRAAAREFILFVARTVALRTPAGSRQNVQHEEYMVHCYNQNVLCAIAFTDAHYPVRSAFSLLNIVLEEYQKTFGESWRTTKTDVTQPWQYLDDALTKYQDPAEADKLLKIQRDLDETKIILHKTIDSVLARGERLDSLVEKSSDLSISSQMFYKQAKKTNSCCTIL
- the LOC136451131 gene encoding abscisic stress-ripening protein 5-like — translated: MAGYYHGGRAMYSNTDDECYDAGRHGGSMRAYSRTDEYYDNVQDDRIRRPAAYADDDCGYGGRQTAVYTDEYSRGGYGGYGREQEHFKREEKEHKHKERLGEVGALAGGAFALYEGHRATKDPANAQRHKIEAGVAAAAALGGGGYAYHEHREQKAAHYETKQQEHRVPHGYYSN